A stretch of Campylobacter volucris DNA encodes these proteins:
- the fliY gene encoding flagellar motor switch protein FliY, producing MINNFLSIFVNECISTIEGLTGKSAEFSEYYEYDVSAQDSMTPPLVSATFIVNDDMKIKVLASAVLMSAIGEWMMGEEEISKNSELNEDEMDAAKEAIQNIISAFSTTLGAQKEIPKMEFSLENCEFVADSLELGGFHKLYLYNVKIADLEEKVSLVFDEKIYKVLTKADLEEVVANSSNSTDGTQDHKILANVEELKNIGLIMDVRLPIRVRIGSKKMLLKDVLTMDIGSVIELDQLANDPLEILIGDKKIAYGEVVIVDGNFGVQITEIGSKKERLEQLR from the coding sequence ATGATTAATAATTTTTTGAGTATATTTGTAAATGAATGTATCAGCACTATTGAAGGTTTGACAGGCAAAAGTGCTGAATTTAGCGAGTATTATGAGTATGATGTAAGTGCTCAAGACTCTATGACTCCTCCTTTAGTTAGTGCTACTTTTATAGTAAATGATGATATGAAAATCAAAGTTTTAGCAAGTGCTGTTTTAATGAGTGCCATTGGTGAATGGATGATGGGCGAAGAAGAAATTTCTAAAAACAGCGAATTAAACGAAGATGAAATGGATGCAGCAAAAGAAGCTATACAAAATATCATCTCAGCATTTTCTACTACTTTAGGTGCTCAAAAAGAAATTCCTAAAATGGAATTTAGTTTAGAAAATTGTGAATTTGTAGCAGATAGTTTAGAACTTGGTGGTTTTCATAAATTATATTTATACAATGTAAAAATTGCAGATTTAGAAGAAAAAGTTTCTCTTGTATTTGATGAAAAAATTTACAAAGTTTTAACTAAAGCAGATTTAGAAGAAGTGGTAGCAAATTCATCTAATTCCACAGATGGAACACAAGATCATAAAATTTTAGCTAATGTAGAAGAGCTAAAAAATATTGGTTTGATTATGGATGTGCGTTTGCCTATAAGAGTGCGTATAGGTAGTAAAAAAATGCTTTTAAAAGATGTTTTGACTATGGATATTGGCTCAGTTATCGAACTTGATCAACTTGCAAATGATCCTTTAGAAATTTTAATAGGCGATAAAAAAATTGCTTATGGTGAAGTTGTAATTGTAGATGGAAATTTTGGTGTGCAGATTACTGAGATTGGCTCTAAAAAAGAAAGATTAGAACAATTAAGATGA
- a CDS encoding bifunctional 2-C-methyl-D-erythritol 4-phosphate cytidylyltransferase/2-C-methyl-D-erythritol 2,4-cyclodiphosphate synthase gives MLDISLIMLSAGESTRFNLPVKKQFLRLGDLPLWLYATKNLSSFYPFKQVVVTSGNISYMKKFAPEYKFVQGGNTRAKSLLNALELIQSEYVLVSDVARVLISKNLFNNLLENYDKADCISPVLKVSDTTIYGENCIQRDKIKLIQTPQLSKTSMLKKALQANLDFTDDSTAIQSLGGKIWYIQGDEMAKKITYKEDLLSLNLPKPSQDIFNGNGFDVHEFGEERALLLGGIKIHPSMGLKAHSDGDVLAHALIDALLGAAGLGDIGELFPDNDMQYKNADSMLLLQNAYNMVQNYGFELVNADITIIAQTPKMKEFKDDIAFNIAKFLKTTPNKINIKATTTEHLGFIGRKEGIAVLASANLKYYDWMKQ, from the coding sequence ATGTTAGATATTTCCTTGATTATGCTATCTGCTGGGGAATCAACAAGATTCAATCTCCCTGTAAAAAAACAATTTTTAAGATTAGGTGATCTGCCTTTATGGTTATATGCAACCAAAAATCTTAGCTCTTTTTACCCTTTTAAACAAGTAGTTGTTACTTCTGGTAATATTTCTTATATGAAAAAATTTGCTCCAGAATATAAATTTGTTCAAGGTGGCAATACAAGAGCTAAATCTTTACTTAATGCTTTAGAATTAATCCAAAGTGAGTATGTCTTAGTCAGTGATGTTGCTAGAGTTTTAATTAGCAAAAATTTATTTAACAATCTTCTTGAAAATTACGATAAAGCAGATTGTATAAGCCCTGTATTAAAAGTAAGTGATACTACTATTTATGGAGAAAATTGCATCCAAAGGGATAAAATCAAACTCATACAAACTCCTCAACTTTCTAAAACAAGTATGCTCAAAAAAGCATTGCAAGCAAATTTGGATTTTACTGATGATAGCACAGCCATTCAATCACTTGGTGGAAAAATATGGTATATCCAAGGCGATGAAATGGCTAAAAAAATCACCTATAAAGAGGATTTATTGAGCTTAAATCTTCCAAAACCTTCACAAGATATATTTAATGGTAATGGTTTTGATGTGCATGAATTTGGAGAAGAAAGGGCTTTGCTTTTAGGAGGGATTAAAATTCATCCTAGTATGGGACTTAAAGCTCATTCTGATGGAGATGTATTAGCTCATGCGTTAATTGATGCGCTTTTAGGAGCTGCTGGACTTGGAGATATTGGAGAACTTTTCCCAGATAATGACATGCAATATAAAAACGCAGATTCTATGCTTTTATTACAAAATGCTTACAATATGGTGCAAAATTATGGGTTTGAACTTGTAAATGCTGATATAACCATCATAGCTCAAACTCCAAAAATGAAAGAATTTAAAGATGATATTGCTTTTAATATCGCTAAATTTTTAAAAACTACGCCAAATAAAATCAATATCAAAGCTACCACTACTGAACATTTAGGTTTTATAGGCAGAAAAGAAGGCATAGCCGTCTTAGCTAGTGCAAATTTAAAATATTATGATTGGATGAAACAATGA
- a CDS encoding ATP sulfurylase (sulfate adenylyltransferase) — MASARKNSIIISEEEYEVLCFIKEGIFGSFTRLMNQEQRDEFLKTKMVNQHKIPYALTFAPSSINKKTLEHAKTQDKLEFICNDQVVGHIILESKFENDKNTNDIFRPNTCLIEDFGEICISGEFEIYQNRIKTLKENFEKIKKRLNPSNITAIVSSFDPFHRAHERILRWAIEQSDLVIIFLIESYENNGLSLNLKKRCFDVFAQNYLPSSRVLLIPLHNIKIFASHLNPILECALAKSFNCNKLFVGQNHAGLGMFFNQNRAFTVLDDFAKDYNIEVTILPEFVFCDECKMIVSTKSCPHGAHHHMKYHGDSLKNLLRLGIIPPAVFIRREISALILSELFPNRFHNKQNIYSNLFPTHGILEYRSDKEFYEQLIKLHQMSYMV, encoded by the coding sequence ATGGCATCAGCAAGAAAAAATAGCATTATAATCTCAGAAGAAGAATACGAAGTTTTATGTTTTATCAAAGAAGGGATTTTTGGATCTTTTACTAGGTTAATGAACCAAGAACAAAGAGATGAATTTTTAAAAACAAAAATGGTAAATCAGCATAAAATTCCTTATGCTTTGACCTTTGCTCCATCTAGTATAAACAAAAAAACCCTAGAACATGCAAAAACTCAAGATAAACTAGAATTTATTTGCAATGATCAAGTGGTAGGACACATCATATTAGAGAGTAAATTTGAAAATGATAAAAATACTAATGATATTTTTAGACCTAATACTTGCTTGATTGAAGATTTTGGCGAAATTTGTATTAGCGGTGAATTTGAAATTTATCAAAACCGCATTAAAACCCTCAAAGAAAATTTTGAAAAAATCAAAAAAAGACTCAATCCTTCTAACATTACAGCCATAGTTTCAAGCTTTGATCCTTTCCATAGAGCACATGAGAGAATTTTAAGATGGGCCATAGAGCAATCTGATTTAGTCATCATTTTCCTTATAGAATCTTATGAAAATAATGGTTTGAGTTTAAATTTAAAAAAGCGTTGCTTTGATGTATTTGCTCAAAATTATTTACCTTCTTCAAGAGTTTTACTCATACCTTTGCATAATATAAAAATTTTTGCTTCTCATTTAAATCCTATTTTAGAATGTGCTTTAGCCAAAAGTTTTAATTGTAATAAACTTTTTGTAGGGCAAAATCATGCTGGACTTGGAATGTTTTTTAATCAAAATAGAGCTTTTACCGTGCTTGATGATTTTGCAAAAGATTATAATATAGAAGTAACCATACTTCCTGAATTTGTATTTTGTGATGAATGTAAAATGATAGTAAGTACTAAATCATGCCCACATGGAGCTCATCATCATATGAAATACCACGGGGATTCTTTAAAAAATTTACTAAGACTTGGTATCATTCCACCAGCAGTTTTTATAAGAAGAGAAATTTCTGCTTTGATTTTATCAGAGCTTTTTCCAAATCGCTTTCATAATAAACAAAATATTTATAGCAATTTATTCCCAACGCATGGAATTTTAGAATACAGAAGCGATAAAGAATTTTACGAACAACTTATAAAACTCCATCAAATGTCTTATATGGTGTGA
- a CDS encoding membrane protein — protein sequence MRPDNFVAFFTVCGFFIGLMFTIVNIKDAIEIVVYTCLITFVFYVLIHIVIMVFVDIHKIGGRHFNKEKYETENNKFIAELAAREKKMDYLLEKLQEEREDLKKLETSNKRKSVKHAAA from the coding sequence ATGAGACCAGATAATTTTGTAGCTTTTTTTACAGTTTGTGGTTTTTTTATAGGTTTGATGTTTACGATAGTTAATATAAAAGATGCTATAGAAATAGTAGTATATACTTGTTTAATTACCTTTGTTTTTTATGTTTTGATACATATTGTTATTATGGTGTTTGTGGATATTCATAAAATTGGTGGTAGACATTTTAATAAAGAAAAATACGAAACAGAAAATAATAAATTCATCGCAGAATTAGCTGCTAGAGAAAAGAAAATGGATTATTTATTAGAAAAACTTCAAGAAGAAAGAGAAGATCTTAAAAAGCTTGAAACTTCTAATAAACGAAAAAGTGTGAAACATGCAGCCGCATAA
- a CDS encoding receiver domain protein, producing MKVLIVENEFYLAQSIGSKLNSIGYECDIITSVNELSNHDYEIILLSTSIANFEHIVETFKHKIVILLISYISSDTVLSPLKAGASDYIQKPFMIEELTRKIKHFQDFKKMSILNHTYKSYLKHKFETIKLPSFDYKKIKLPLILKTNNQNYADCFVFNFSNENNIASIYLDLSHPQNIDKILKDNALYYLVNFQNLKPSEKEKVLNLAIKKSIIIHTNTSLEHKEIPILELETEEKNFETNGILTIDDYVKHIIVSYQNVFPDTDLSKKLGISRKSLWEKRKKYGISKKK from the coding sequence ATGAAAGTATTAATCGTAGAAAATGAATTTTATTTAGCTCAAAGTATAGGATCAAAATTAAATTCCATAGGATATGAATGCGATATTATCACAAGCGTAAATGAGCTTTCAAATCATGATTATGAGATTATTTTGTTATCAACTAGTATTGCAAATTTTGAACACATAGTAGAGACTTTTAAGCATAAAATTGTGATATTATTGATTTCTTATATAAGCTCAGATACTGTTTTATCACCGCTTAAAGCAGGAGCGAGCGATTATATACAAAAACCTTTTATGATAGAAGAACTAACAAGAAAGATCAAACACTTTCAAGATTTTAAAAAAATGAGTATTTTAAATCATACTTATAAATCATATTTAAAACATAAATTTGAAACCATAAAACTTCCTAGTTTTGACTATAAAAAAATAAAACTACCACTTATTTTAAAAACAAACAACCAAAACTACGCAGATTGTTTTGTATTTAATTTTTCTAATGAAAATAATATTGCTAGCATATATTTAGATCTTTCTCATCCCCAAAATATTGATAAAATTTTAAAAGATAATGCTTTGTATTATTTGGTTAATTTTCAAAATTTAAAACCATCTGAAAAAGAAAAAGTTTTAAATTTAGCAATAAAAAAATCCATCATCATACATACTAATACAAGCTTAGAGCATAAAGAAATTCCTATTTTAGAGCTTGAGACCGAAGAAAAAAACTTTGAGACTAATGGAATTTTGACTATTGATGATTATGTTAAACATATTATAGTAAGTTATCAAAATGTCTTTCCGGATACTGATTTGTCTAAAAAGTTAGGAATTTCAAGAAAATCTTTATGGGAAAAAAGGAAAAAATATGGCATCAGCAAGAAAAAATAG
- a CDS encoding P-loop NTPase, protein MSNQAEKLKDLIKDERTSTKQTHFIAVTSGKGGVGKSTFSANLGNILSKNGYKVGLFDADIGLANLDVILNVRVEKNLLHVLKGECSLEDILIEVKPNLWLIPGESGDEILKYNDKNIYERFLNQTSILDDLDFLIIDTGAGIGGNIGNFLEMSDEVIVITVPDPAAITDAYATIKTTSKTKENLLMVFNVVKNESEALRIFDNIKKVASINIKHNLDLEFLGFLAQSKDISSSIKKRTLFSDEDTNASDELKAIASKLLYRLEQKVLKNIGDKSIMSFFKKLLDRF, encoded by the coding sequence ATGAGTAATCAAGCAGAAAAATTAAAAGATTTAATAAAAGATGAAAGAACTAGTACTAAACAAACTCATTTTATTGCTGTAACTAGTGGCAAAGGTGGTGTTGGTAAAAGTACTTTTAGTGCAAATTTAGGAAATATTTTATCTAAAAATGGCTACAAAGTAGGGCTTTTTGATGCAGATATTGGGCTTGCAAATTTAGATGTGATTTTAAATGTGCGTGTGGAAAAAAATCTTTTACATGTTTTAAAGGGTGAGTGCTCATTAGAAGATATTTTAATTGAGGTTAAGCCAAATTTGTGGCTTATTCCCGGTGAAAGTGGAGATGAGATTTTAAAATATAATGATAAAAATATTTATGAGAGATTTTTAAACCAAACTAGCATTTTGGATGATTTAGATTTTTTAATCATTGATACAGGAGCAGGTATTGGTGGAAATATAGGTAATTTTTTGGAAATGTCAGATGAGGTTATAGTGATTACCGTTCCTGATCCTGCTGCTATCACTGATGCTTATGCGACTATAAAAACCACTTCAAAAACTAAAGAAAATTTATTAATGGTATTTAATGTAGTCAAAAATGAAAGTGAAGCTTTAAGAATTTTTGATAATATTAAAAAAGTAGCAAGTATCAATATAAAACACAATTTAGATTTGGAATTTTTAGGCTTTTTAGCTCAAAGTAAAGATATAAGTTCAAGTATTAAAAAACGAACTTTATTTAGTGATGAAGATACTAATGCAAGCGATGAGCTCAAAGCTATAGCTTCTAAGCTTTTGTATAGGTTGGAACAAAAAGTGCTTAAAAATATAGGTGATAAAAGCATTATGAGCTTTTTCAAAAAGCTTTTGGATCGTTTTTAG
- a CDS encoding TIGR00730 family Rossman fold protein — protein MKEIIEDIKYLDELKKLSKAITFFGSARLAQDNEYSILASKLAQELANLGYCIVSGGGAGIMQAANYGAMQSSNSHLKSIGFNIHLPFEQKANEFLEYNITFKSLAIRKMALIQKSFAFVIFPGGFGTLDEFFEILTLKQLEFKKGVPIILVGQKFWQPLDKFIKTSLLELNVISKNDELKYSISDDLSEIIKIIKDNDENSCCNERGCR, from the coding sequence ATGAAAGAAATCATTGAGGATATAAAATATTTAGATGAGTTAAAAAAATTATCAAAAGCTATAACTTTTTTTGGTTCAGCAAGATTAGCTCAAGATAATGAATATAGCATTCTTGCTTCTAAATTAGCTCAAGAATTAGCAAATTTAGGATATTGTATAGTTAGTGGCGGTGGAGCAGGGATTATGCAAGCTGCTAATTATGGTGCGATGCAAAGTAGCAATTCTCATTTAAAATCCATAGGATTTAATATACATTTACCATTTGAGCAAAAAGCAAATGAGTTTTTAGAGTATAATATAACTTTTAAGAGCTTAGCCATTCGCAAAATGGCTCTTATTCAAAAGAGTTTTGCTTTTGTGATTTTCCCAGGCGGCTTTGGAACATTGGATGAATTTTTTGAAATTCTTACCCTTAAACAGCTTGAATTTAAAAAAGGTGTTCCTATTATTCTAGTTGGGCAAAAATTTTGGCAACCTCTTGATAAATTTATTAAAACTTCTTTGTTAGAGCTTAATGTTATATCCAAAAACGATGAGTTAAAATATAGTATAAGCGATGATTTAAGTGAGATTATAAAAATAATAAAGGACAATGATGAAAATTCTTGTTGCAATGAGCGGGGGTGTAGATAG
- the fliM gene encoding flagellar motor switch protein FliM: protein MAEILSQEEIDALLEVVDDDSDDSAASSKLEELEDKRDIVVYDFKRPNRVSKEQLRSIKGIHDKLARNLASQISSMMRSIVEIKLHSVDQMTYGEFLMSLPSPTSFNVFSIKPLDGNCVLEINPSIAFPMIDRLLGGQGDSFDTLRELTEIELNLLDSILRIIMQRLKESWMNVSEIYPSVEAKESSPNVVQIVSQNEIVIMVVMEIIIGNSSGMVNICYPVVHLESILSRLANRDIMMGETSAKKSRNKELKTLIGRAEVIYEAMLGKTFINVSEFLELKQGDILKLDRSADDKALVAIDKKEVFLAQVGLHRFRKSIKILELIKTDKDEIKEMLERYEDERRAKANSYDENEEVEEDEDD from the coding sequence ATGGCTGAGATACTTTCCCAAGAAGAAATTGATGCTTTATTAGAAGTTGTTGATGATGATAGCGATGATAGTGCTGCTTCTTCTAAACTTGAAGAATTAGAAGATAAAAGAGATATAGTTGTTTATGATTTTAAGCGTCCTAATAGGGTTTCAAAAGAACAACTTCGCTCTATTAAAGGTATACACGATAAACTTGCAAGAAATTTAGCTTCTCAAATTTCTTCTATGATGAGAAGTATCGTTGAGATTAAACTACACTCAGTGGATCAAATGACTTATGGTGAATTTTTAATGTCTTTGCCATCTCCAACTAGTTTTAATGTTTTTTCTATAAAACCTCTTGATGGAAACTGCGTATTGGAAATAAATCCAAGCATAGCTTTTCCTATGATAGATAGACTTTTAGGTGGGCAAGGTGATAGCTTTGATACTTTAAGAGAATTAACAGAAATTGAGCTTAATTTACTTGATTCTATTTTGCGTATTATCATGCAAAGACTTAAAGAAAGTTGGATGAATGTGAGTGAAATTTATCCAAGCGTAGAAGCAAAAGAGTCTAGTCCAAATGTTGTGCAAATTGTTTCGCAAAATGAAATTGTCATTATGGTGGTAATGGAAATTATCATAGGAAATTCAAGCGGTATGGTAAATATTTGTTATCCTGTTGTGCATTTAGAAAGTATTTTAAGCCGTCTTGCAAATCGTGATATAATGATGGGTGAAACAAGTGCTAAAAAATCAAGAAATAAAGAATTAAAAACCTTAATAGGTCGTGCAGAAGTTATATATGAAGCAATGCTGGGTAAAACTTTTATCAATGTGAGTGAATTTTTAGAGTTAAAACAAGGTGATATCTTAAAACTTGATAGAAGTGCAGATGATAAAGCTTTAGTAGCTATAGATAAAAAAGAAGTATTTTTAGCTCAAGTTGGTCTTCATAGGTTTAGAAAATCAATTAAAATTCTAGAACTCATTAAAACAGATAAAGATGAGATCAAAGAAATGCTTGAAAGATATGAAGATGAAAGAAGAGCAAAAGCAAATTCTTATGATGAGAATGAAGAAGTAGAGGAGGATGAAGATGATTAA
- a CDS encoding RNA polymerase sigma factor FliA, translating into MQPHNAYASALKKEQDDLVISYMPALRAMAFRLKERLPANIDVNDLISIGVEEMIKLSRRYDKEQNDNFWGFARKRVNGAMLDYLRSLDVMSRSNRKIIKEIDAIIDEFYQENEKEPDDEYLAQRLNLEVEKVKEARAAHAISLVMPLDEQLNCFNDSNIIEQIEKEELIEKINAVLEEFKEREKLVIQLYYYEELNLKEIAEVLEISESRISQIHKRLLKKIRERLA; encoded by the coding sequence ATGCAGCCGCATAATGCCTACGCTTCAGCATTAAAAAAAGAACAAGATGATTTAGTAATCTCTTATATGCCTGCTTTAAGAGCTATGGCATTTAGACTAAAAGAGCGTTTGCCAGCAAATATTGATGTGAATGATTTAATTAGCATTGGTGTTGAAGAGATGATTAAACTTTCACGCCGTTATGATAAAGAGCAAAATGATAATTTTTGGGGTTTTGCAAGAAAAAGAGTTAATGGAGCTATGCTTGATTATCTAAGAAGCCTTGATGTAATGAGTCGAAGTAATAGAAAAATTATCAAAGAAATTGATGCTATAATTGATGAATTTTATCAAGAAAATGAAAAAGAACCAGATGATGAATATTTAGCACAAAGACTTAATTTAGAGGTAGAAAAAGTTAAAGAAGCAAGAGCTGCACACGCGATTTCACTTGTAATGCCTTTAGATGAGCAATTAAATTGTTTTAATGATAGTAATATCATAGAGCAAATTGAAAAAGAAGAATTGATAGAAAAAATCAATGCTGTTTTGGAAGAATTTAAAGAAAGAGAAAAATTAGTTATACAACTTTATTATTATGAAGAATTAAATTTAAAAGAAATTGCTGAAGTGTTAGAGATTAGCGAGTCTAGAATTTCACAAATTCACAAACGCTTATTAAAGAAAATTCGTGAGAGGTTAGCTTAG
- the flhF gene encoding flagellar biosynthesis protein FlhF — MGQLIHTFTVESTDEIIPKVKQDYGDKALIVTNKQIRPKTINQKPLYEVIVAIEEADYEEHLRQNNKPLPPKKKPSIANFPESKIQTPLQEDEKKEEDVVLDFSSKAKQKPINPYTSSDKKDDNFLNLKNKLSQVSSEISKVSNYQDFSMPSNANYDKKIEAFEKQMNKLNDKMNLLVDMMWDDKADLRKELVIPPEFASIYKQAKASGMQEAHLEAIMKATIENMPSTMKANQEAVQRYFYSLLRNMLPCRLENEIKKQKIMMLVGPTGVGKTTTLAKLAFRYAYGDRRYKTGIITLDTYRIGAVEQLFQYAKMMKLPIIDSIEPSDLDDAIRSLNTCEVILVDTTGNSQYDKAKLEKTKEFLSHSNAQIDVNLVLSANTKYEDLLETYNNFSFLNIDTLIITKFDETKVFGNVFSLLYETNTPMSFFSIGQEVPDDIEMASSDFLVRCVLEGFKRDENE; from the coding sequence CCTTTATATGAAGTAATTGTAGCGATAGAAGAAGCTGATTATGAAGAGCATTTAAGACAAAATAACAAACCCCTGCCACCTAAGAAAAAACCAAGTATAGCTAATTTTCCTGAGTCAAAAATTCAAACTCCTTTACAAGAAGATGAAAAAAAAGAAGAAGATGTAGTGCTAGATTTTTCTTCAAAAGCAAAGCAAAAACCTATCAATCCTTACACTAGTAGTGATAAAAAAGATGATAATTTTTTAAATTTAAAAAATAAACTTTCTCAAGTTAGTTCAGAAATTAGCAAGGTTTCTAATTATCAGGATTTTTCTATGCCAAGTAATGCAAATTATGATAAAAAGATTGAAGCATTTGAAAAACAAATGAATAAGCTTAATGATAAAATGAATTTACTTGTAGATATGATGTGGGATGATAAAGCAGATTTGCGCAAAGAACTTGTCATACCACCTGAATTTGCAAGTATTTATAAACAAGCTAAGGCAAGTGGTATGCAAGAAGCTCATTTAGAAGCGATTATGAAAGCTACTATTGAAAATATGCCAAGCACTATGAAAGCAAATCAAGAAGCAGTTCAAAGATATTTTTACTCACTTTTAAGAAATATGCTTCCTTGTCGTTTAGAAAATGAAATAAAAAAGCAAAAAATTATGATGTTAGTGGGGCCAACAGGAGTAGGAAAAACAACTACTTTAGCAAAGCTAGCTTTTCGTTATGCTTATGGAGATAGACGCTATAAAACAGGGATTATTACGCTAGATACTTATAGAATTGGGGCAGTAGAGCAGCTTTTTCAATATGCTAAGATGATGAAATTACCTATTATTGATAGTATTGAGCCATCTGATTTAGATGATGCTATAAGAAGTTTAAATACTTGTGAGGTGATTTTAGTAGATACAACAGGAAATTCTCAGTACGATAAAGCAAAACTTGAAAAAACTAAAGAATTTTTATCGCATTCTAATGCGCAAATTGATGTAAATTTAGTCCTTTCGGCTAATACAAAATATGAAGATTTGCTAGAAACTTATAATAATTTTTCATTTTTAAATATAGATACTTTAATCATTACTAAATTTGATGAAACAAAGGTTTTTGGAAATGTTTTTTCATTATTATATGAAACTAACACTCCAATGAGCTTTTTTTCTATAGGACAAGAAGTTCCTGATGATATAGAAATGGCTAGTAGTGACTTTTTAGTGCGTTGTGTATTAGAGGGTTTTAAAAGGGATGAAAATGAGTAA
- the mnmA gene encoding tRNA 2-thiouridine(34) synthase MnmA — MKILVAMSGGVDSTVTAYKLKQAGHEVQGCYMKLHGKPNYHEENIKKVEKVANFLGIKYHILDLQEDFKKQVYMPFVDTYKEGKTPNPCALCNRFIKLGKLLEFAKSLGCEKLATGHYARIENNLIKCAFDESKDQSYFLASADKDALKYLIFPLGDMKKEDVKKFASTIEVLKSFATQKESSEICFVEDTYVQVLDQFMDTKIPGIVRDSSGKEVGKHEGYMHYTIGKRRGFEVKGAHEPHFVLKIDPSKNEIIVGKKEELKVSSFELKNINLFVEQKQIECGVKIRYRSKMTPCILTIEDDKIKVELKEAIYGVASGQMAVFYDKDLVLASGFIK; from the coding sequence ATGAAAATTCTTGTTGCAATGAGCGGGGGTGTAGATAGTACTGTTACTGCTTATAAATTAAAACAAGCTGGTCATGAGGTGCAAGGTTGTTATATGAAACTTCATGGTAAGCCAAATTATCATGAAGAAAATATCAAAAAAGTTGAAAAAGTTGCTAATTTTTTGGGTATTAAATATCATATTTTAGACTTGCAAGAAGATTTTAAAAAGCAAGTTTATATGCCTTTTGTGGATACTTATAAAGAAGGAAAAACCCCAAATCCTTGTGCTTTGTGTAATCGTTTTATAAAACTTGGAAAATTATTAGAATTTGCTAAAAGTTTAGGTTGTGAAAAACTTGCAACGGGTCATTATGCAAGGATAGAAAATAATTTAATTAAATGTGCTTTTGATGAAAGTAAAGATCAAAGTTATTTTTTAGCAAGTGCTGATAAAGATGCTTTAAAATATTTGATATTTCCACTTGGGGATATGAAGAAAGAAGATGTTAAAAAATTTGCTTCTACTATAGAAGTACTAAAATCTTTTGCTACTCAAAAAGAAAGCTCTGAAATTTGTTTTGTGGAAGATACCTATGTGCAAGTTTTAGATCAATTTATGGATACTAAAATTCCTGGAATTGTTAGAGATAGTAGTGGTAAAGAAGTAGGAAAACACGAAGGTTATATGCACTATACCATAGGAAAAAGACGAGGTTTTGAAGTAAAGGGTGCGCATGAGCCACATTTTGTGCTAAAAATTGATCCTAGTAAAAATGAAATTATAGTAGGCAAAAAAGAAGAACTTAAAGTAAGCAGTTTTGAGTTAAAAAATATTAATTTATTTGTCGAACAAAAACAAATTGAATGTGGTGTAAAAATTCGCTATAGAAGCAAAATGACTCCTTGTATTCTTACCATTGAAGATGATAAGATCAAAGTAGAATTAAAAGAAGCAATTTATGGCGTTGCTAGTGGTCAAATGGCTGTGTTTTATGATAAAGATTTGGTTTTAGCAAGTGGATTTATTAAATAG
- a CDS encoding phosphatidylglycerophosphatase A family protein, giving the protein MQKLFLTFFYSGSVSKAPGTFGTIAALIPAFFILRYLGIGTLILLAILLFLISIKIIDQYEKQTGKHDDKHIVIDEVIGVFLALAICGQSVFTFLLSFVLFRFFDITKPSIIGKIDKKTKGGLGVMLDDVLAGIFAGLFSAVIYGILLKFDLLWFDISIMEIF; this is encoded by the coding sequence ATGCAAAAATTATTTTTAACTTTTTTTTACTCAGGTAGTGTAAGTAAAGCTCCAGGAACCTTTGGAACTATAGCAGCACTCATCCCTGCTTTTTTTATACTAAGATATCTTGGCATAGGAACTTTAATTTTACTTGCGATTTTACTTTTTTTGATCTCTATTAAAATCATAGATCAATATGAAAAACAAACAGGCAAACACGATGATAAACACATCGTTATAGACGAGGTTATAGGAGTATTTTTAGCCTTAGCAATTTGCGGGCAGAGTGTTTTTACATTCTTACTTTCTTTTGTATTGTTTAGATTTTTTGATATTACCAAACCTTCCATCATAGGCAAAATCGATAAAAAAACCAAAGGTGGTTTAGGCGTAATGCTAGATGATGTTTTGGCAGGAATTTTTGCAGGATTGTTTAGTGCAGTCATTTATGGAATTTTACTTAAATTTGATCTTTTATGGTTTGATATAAGCATTATGGAGATATTTTAA